One genomic region from Vespa crabro chromosome 16, iyVesCrab1.2, whole genome shotgun sequence encodes:
- the LOC124429891 gene encoding myb-like protein X codes for MAIMFNQTLDYLIPRRRLLDNQYRHNYSNDEISSNVSINYNNKNNLNLSITPDWTIDLLTNVTNVPINNVEYISSTSFVDIEYDTTHIRKKRYALLDDNQLKSNDNEEHESVDNVEKKRSSSSSSSSSSSDNDENSNDQRTNLQKSDNTDESDDYSADLEESNDNETDDDRDKVVQSKDSKIKRESTDYEYANDDQERSSSGDVRVKRDEINQNDEKNKLDDNIKNVVEENIEKTDKEKINESDMKRDTAKEKNIDTIESPKLTKEDDSEYEKRVEEKIKRKIDSIKEEIKREIERKRRDREIERNNARFDEIQSKDNDEQEEDQEAVSANVDDKMASKRSSDDVKPKINKRRRRRRRRRRRRRRRRRRRRSNESDRIRHRLEEIEGIDNLKDEDDYNAAVHESIRKRFAPDDIGSMSDQDEPKINKISLNKAPVKKREKIREMFVVKNDNEKKRKKKRKRRIADEGHILVPEQAHVKIEDDLPSDLTFDPKLRGSQPIDEKVRIKRANAGLVTLEYRPQNVEDEENDEGNEFGDDGFEDRTSNLKDRIGNSLIEDQEDKENQNVNFLFPGISS; via the coding sequence ATGGCGATAATGTTCAATCAAACTTTGGATTATTTGATCCCACGACGTCGTTTATTGGACAATCAATATCgtcataattattctaatgacGAAATATCATCAAACGTTtctattaattacaataataaaaacaatttaaatttGTCGATAACGCCAGATTGGACGATAGATTTGTTGACGAACGTAACAAATGTTCCTATTAACAATGTCGAATATATTTCTAGTACATCGTTCGTCGACATTGAATATGATACGACacacattagaaaaaaaagatatgctTTATTGGATGATAATCAATTGAAGTCCAACGACAATGAGGAACATGAAAGTGTTGACAATGTAGAGAAAAAACgttcgtcatcgtcatcgtcatcgtcatcgtcatcggaCAATGACGAGAACAGCAATGATCAACGTACGAATTTGCAAAAATCTGACAATACCGACGAGTCCGATGATTACAGTGCAGATCTCGAGGAAAGCAACGATAACGAAACTGACGATGATCGGGATAAAGTTGTTCAATCCAAGGACAGTAAAATTAAACGTGAAAGTACCGATTACGAGTACGCAAATGACGATCAAGAGAGATCATCATCGGGTGACGTTAGAGTTAAACGTGACGAGATCAATCAAAACgacgaaaagaataaattggatgataatattaaaaatgtcgtTGAGGAAAATATTGAGAAAaccgataaagagaaaattaatgaatcgGATATGAAAAGAGATAccgcaaaagagaaaaatattgatacgATCGAATCGCCAAAATTGACGAAGGAAGATGACAGCGAATATGAGAAACGCGTTGAAGAGAAAATCAAACGTAAGATAGATTCGATAAAGGAGGAGATCAAACGTGAGATCGAAAGGAAACGAAGGGATCGTGAGATCGAGAGGAACAATGCAAGATTCGATGAGATACAGAGTAAGGATAACGATGAACAAGAGGAGGATCAAGAAGCGGTAAGTGCAAATGTTGATGATAAAATGGCGTCTAAGAGATCATCCGATGACGTCAAacctaaaataaataaaagaagaagaagaagaagaagaagaagaagaagaagaaggaggagaagaagaagaagaagatcgaaCGAAAGTGATAGAATCAGGCATCGATTGGAGGAGATTGAAGGTATTGATAATCTCAAGGACGAGGATGATTATAATGCTGCTGTACACGAGagtattagaaaaagatttgCACCCGATGATATTGGCTCCATGTCCGATCAGGATGAAcctaagataaataaaatttctttgaacAAGGCACCGGTGAAGAAACGTGAAAAAATTCGAGAAATGTTCGTGGTTAAGAACGACAacgaaaagaaacgtaaaaagaaaagaaaaagaagaatagccGATGAGGGACATATATTGGTACCCGAACAGGCACACGTTAAGATCGAAGATGACCTACCAAGTGATTTAACGTTCGATCCAAAGCTACGTGGAAGTCAACCGATTGACGAGAAGGTAAGGATTAAAAGAGCAAATGCAGGATTGGTTACTTTAGAATATAGGCCGCAAAATGTCGAAGACGAGGAGAACGACGAAGGCAATGAATTTGGCGACGATGGTTTCGAAGATAGAACATCGAATTTGAAAGATCGAATTGGTAATTCATTGATCGAGGATCAAGAGGATAAAGAGAATCAAaatgttaattttcttttccctggAATTTCATCTTGA